One region of Halomonas huangheensis genomic DNA includes:
- a CDS encoding purine-cytosine permease family protein, giving the protein MGATPQQQAQAQANTGAAGGEYERQPVPGHARLGFKSFLGMYAGEHTAGTELMIGPLFVLAGVSAFDVVVGLLIGNALAVLSWLTLTAPIGTRARLTLYYQLEKIAGRYTVILYNLANGLAFCFLAGAMITVSATAVGVWFGFPLPTLSDLMPNSLGWVLSVIGVGLVITFVAAYGYRFVAWFANIAAPWMVLIFLGFGIVSLKWFIDATGSDIGSPGDLWALAESAIWTGVSVPGQPQFSIWHVIFFAWFANMAMHIGMSDLSVLRFARRSWYSIAAAAGMYVGHFMAWLAASMLFAFQMYDSGLTSNAAVMAAAEAGTIPDPLPGPLANQALGVAGLICVIIAGWTTANPTIYRAGLAFQAVIPHVSRFKVTIGTGLLTTFVAMFPGVAMQLLGFVALYGLLLMPIGAVIVLDFWVLPKLGLHSFHAEYAGKRLTLPVLGTWLITLAICLALVKFANIEIFFVALPGWFIAGVLFIALSFIAQRQQQGDYSVTTPVDMVMKPTENRE; this is encoded by the coding sequence ATGGGTGCCACTCCTCAGCAACAAGCCCAAGCACAAGCGAACACCGGCGCTGCAGGCGGTGAATACGAGCGCCAGCCTGTGCCTGGCCACGCCCGTTTAGGGTTCAAGAGCTTTCTCGGCATGTATGCCGGTGAGCATACTGCCGGTACCGAATTGATGATCGGGCCGCTGTTCGTGTTGGCAGGGGTCTCGGCATTCGACGTCGTCGTCGGCCTGCTGATCGGCAACGCTCTGGCAGTATTGAGCTGGCTGACGCTCACTGCTCCGATTGGCACCCGCGCGCGACTGACGCTCTATTACCAGCTGGAAAAGATCGCCGGTCGCTATACGGTGATCCTCTATAACCTCGCCAATGGTCTGGCCTTCTGCTTTCTGGCGGGAGCGATGATCACCGTGTCGGCAACCGCAGTGGGAGTCTGGTTCGGGTTTCCGCTGCCGACACTCTCCGACCTGATGCCCAACAGCCTCGGCTGGGTGCTCAGTGTCATTGGCGTAGGACTGGTGATTACCTTCGTGGCGGCTTATGGTTACCGCTTCGTCGCCTGGTTCGCCAATATCGCTGCGCCGTGGATGGTATTGATTTTCCTCGGCTTCGGTATTGTCTCGCTCAAGTGGTTCATCGACGCCACCGGATCAGATATCGGCTCCCCCGGCGACCTCTGGGCACTGGCGGAATCGGCCATCTGGACCGGTGTCAGTGTACCTGGGCAACCGCAGTTCAGTATCTGGCATGTCATCTTCTTCGCCTGGTTCGCCAATATGGCCATGCATATCGGCATGTCGGACCTGTCAGTGCTGCGCTTCGCACGCAGGAGCTGGTACAGCATTGCTGCCGCTGCGGGTATGTACGTCGGACACTTCATGGCATGGCTGGCGGCATCCATGCTGTTTGCCTTCCAGATGTATGACAGTGGATTGACCAGCAACGCCGCGGTGATGGCTGCTGCCGAGGCCGGAACCATTCCAGATCCCCTGCCAGGCCCGCTGGCAAATCAAGCACTGGGGGTTGCCGGGTTGATCTGTGTGATCATTGCCGGTTGGACCACTGCCAACCCGACCATCTACCGAGCGGGTCTCGCCTTTCAAGCTGTCATTCCGCATGTCTCTCGTTTCAAGGTCACCATCGGCACCGGCCTGCTGACCACTTTTGTCGCCATGTTTCCTGGTGTAGCGATGCAATTACTGGGCTTCGTGGCGCTGTATGGGCTGCTGTTGATGCCTATCGGCGCGGTCATTGTCCTCGACTTCTGGGTACTACCGAAGCTGGGGCTACACAGCTTCCATGCTGAATACGCAGGAAAAAGGCTCACCCTGCCTGTGCTGGGCACCTGGCTGATCACTTTGGCAATCTGCCTTGCATTGGTGAAGTTCGCCAACATCGAGATCTTTTTTGTCGCCCTGCCAGGTTGGTTCATTGCCGGAGTTCTTTTTATCGCATTGAGTTTCATCGCACAGCGGCAACAGCAGGGTGATTACTCGGTCACCACGCCTGTCGACATGGTCATGAAACCTACAGAAAATCGAGAGTAA
- the kduI gene encoding 5-dehydro-4-deoxy-D-glucuronate isomerase, with protein sequence MEVRQAIHSEHAKTLDTQGLRDQFLIQDLFIKNEMNLVYSHIDRNIIGGVLPVDQVVIVPDSMNQHTGTEYFLERRELGTINVGGPGSVTVDDTRYDIGTHEALYIGKESRSIQFESSDPTNPAAFYFSCVPAHQVYPTRKVTLDEASPQTLGDTSTSNRRTIYKYLVPDVLPTCQLLMGMTRLEEGSLWNTMPCHLHDRRMEAYFYFDMADDSLVFHMMGEPQETRHLVVRNREAVLSPSWSLHSGVGTGSYTFIWAMAGENQTFSDMDHIDMADLR encoded by the coding sequence ATGGAAGTTCGTCAAGCCATTCATAGCGAGCACGCAAAGACCCTGGATACCCAAGGGCTACGTGACCAATTCCTGATTCAGGACCTTTTCATCAAGAACGAGATGAACCTGGTTTACAGTCATATCGACCGCAATATCATCGGTGGTGTGCTACCCGTGGATCAGGTAGTCATCGTTCCGGACTCAATGAACCAACACACAGGCACCGAGTACTTCCTTGAGCGCCGAGAGCTGGGCACGATCAATGTCGGTGGGCCCGGTAGCGTGACAGTGGATGACACTAGATATGACATCGGTACTCATGAAGCGCTGTATATCGGTAAGGAAAGTCGCAGTATCCAGTTCGAGAGTAGTGATCCGACCAACCCTGCCGCGTTCTACTTCAGCTGTGTTCCCGCTCACCAGGTGTATCCAACCCGCAAGGTCACACTGGACGAGGCTTCACCGCAGACCCTCGGAGATACAAGCACCAGCAACCGACGCACTATCTACAAGTATCTGGTGCCGGATGTGCTGCCAACCTGCCAGCTACTGATGGGAATGACTCGCCTCGAAGAAGGCAGTCTATGGAACACCATGCCCTGCCATCTCCATGATCGACGGATGGAGGCATATTTCTACTTTGATATGGCGGACGACAGTCTGGTTTTCCACATGATGGGCGAGCCACAGGAAACTCGACATCTGGTGGTAAGGAACCGTGAGGCAGTCCTTTCTCCCAGTTGGTCATTGCATTCTGGTGTTGGCACAGGAAGCTACACATTCATCTGGGCAATGGCGGGCGAGAATCAGACATTCTCGGATATGGATCACATTGATATGGCAGATCTACGCTGA
- the kduD gene encoding 2-dehydro-3-deoxy-D-gluconate 5-dehydrogenase KduD produces the protein MAIGMASAGCDIVAVNRRSAEETQQQIEALGRKFLAIEADLTSTDPVDNILARTEAQCGGADILVNNAGIIRREDSLSFTEQDWDDVMGVNLKSLFFLSQGFARSCIDNQRPGKIINIASMLSFQGGIRVPSYTASKSGVLGLTRLMANEWASQNINVNAIAPGYMATNNTEALRNDPQRSQEILGRIPTGRWGNPQDLSGAAIFLASSASDYVNGHTLAVDGGWLAR, from the coding sequence ATGGCCATAGGGATGGCCAGCGCAGGATGCGATATCGTCGCCGTCAATCGCCGCTCCGCGGAAGAGACCCAGCAACAGATTGAGGCGCTGGGCAGAAAGTTCCTGGCGATAGAGGCGGACCTGACGTCCACCGATCCCGTTGACAATATCCTGGCGCGGACCGAAGCCCAATGTGGCGGCGCCGATATTCTGGTCAACAATGCGGGGATAATCCGCCGCGAGGATTCACTGTCGTTTACCGAGCAGGATTGGGACGATGTCATGGGCGTCAACCTCAAGAGTCTGTTCTTTCTCTCCCAGGGTTTCGCACGCTCCTGCATCGATAACCAGCGCCCGGGAAAGATCATCAATATCGCCTCGATGCTTTCATTCCAGGGGGGCATTCGGGTGCCTTCCTACACCGCGTCAAAGAGTGGTGTGCTGGGCCTGACTCGGCTGATGGCGAATGAATGGGCGTCGCAGAACATCAACGTGAATGCCATTGCACCAGGCTACATGGCAACCAATAACACCGAAGCGCTACGTAACGATCCACAACGTAGTCAGGAAATATTGGGCCGTATTCCTACCGGACGCTGGGGAAATCCCCAGGACCTGAGTGGCGCCGCCATTTTCCTGGCTTCTTCGGCATCGGACTATGTCAATGGACATACTCTCGCCGTTGATGGTGGCTGGCTAGCCAGGTAA
- the kdgR gene encoding DNA-binding transcriptional regulator KdgR, translated as MSVAQKPDNVAAVMKVFSVLEGLAEQGEVGLSELSQRTFMSKSTAYRFLQTMKELGYVRQDSDTEKYTLTLKLFEIGSSALGSVDLIDVANVEMRKLSDLTHEAIHLGSLDEDQRNIIYIHKFDSHFNLCMQSRIGRRNPVYSTAIGKTLLAWMEPEDARNILSSVDFVAHTEHTLISVNAVMEELPSIRERGISEDREEAELGVRCLSAPVFDRFGQAIAALSLSFPVVRYNEEKRAEYERLLHDAGKRISHGLGFHGYGFSSASETL; from the coding sequence ATGTCAGTGGCGCAGAAGCCCGATAATGTGGCTGCCGTTATGAAAGTGTTTTCTGTCCTCGAAGGCTTGGCTGAGCAGGGTGAGGTCGGCCTGTCTGAGCTGTCGCAACGAACATTCATGTCGAAAAGCACTGCATATCGATTTCTCCAAACGATGAAAGAGTTGGGCTATGTACGTCAGGATTCTGATACAGAAAAGTATACTTTGACGCTGAAGCTTTTCGAGATTGGGTCCTCTGCACTGGGAAGTGTTGACTTGATTGATGTGGCTAATGTCGAAATGAGAAAGCTGTCCGATCTCACCCATGAGGCTATTCACCTGGGGTCTCTGGATGAGGATCAGAGAAACATAATTTATATTCATAAGTTCGATTCCCACTTCAACTTGTGCATGCAATCGAGGATCGGGCGCCGTAATCCTGTCTATTCGACGGCCATCGGCAAGACCTTGCTTGCGTGGATGGAGCCGGAAGATGCCCGGAATATCCTGTCGTCGGTCGATTTCGTTGCCCATACGGAGCACACCTTGATCAGCGTGAATGCCGTTATGGAGGAGCTTCCTTCCATACGCGAGCGAGGCATTTCCGAGGATCGTGAGGAAGCTGAACTTGGTGTGCGTTGCTTGTCAGCTCCGGTTTTTGATCGTTTCGGTCAAGCCATCGCAGCACTCAGTCTCTCGTTTCCGGTGGTTCGCTATAATGAAGAAAAGCGTGCCGAGTACGAGCGGTTGCTGCATGACGCTGGAAAACGCATATCGCATGGACTCGGATTTCATGGCTATGGCTTCTCCAGTGCTTCTGAAACTCTCTGA
- a CDS encoding oligogalacturonate-specific porin KdgM family protein, translating into MKTTRNIGSVLLASSAILAISASGSALAAENQLTFKLETTTNDHALTLPKIAYTRRFEDSSSLMLEKSWYWQDEYHDSGWPKHDEAFVNYSLPTFKFGNAEAWSLTPQLGAKFRSNNTRALAALRLGYHGEGWSLAGRYRYEQETNNSTTDEKSSVGRVDIYAHYSINDQWSLLYNPHYHFKQESDSPDFGTGDRDYIENEFIAFYKLSDEHTLFGGYIQRDRNSDDAGVDPGQRNSSWLLGYTMKF; encoded by the coding sequence ATGAAAACTACAAGAAACATTGGAAGCGTTCTACTCGCTAGTTCGGCAATTCTCGCTATCTCCGCTTCTGGATCAGCGCTCGCAGCGGAAAACCAACTTACGTTCAAGCTGGAAACGACCACCAATGATCACGCCTTGACACTACCCAAGATTGCCTATACGAGAAGATTTGAAGACAGCTCATCATTGATGCTGGAAAAATCATGGTATTGGCAGGACGAGTATCACGACAGCGGGTGGCCAAAGCATGATGAAGCCTTTGTCAACTACTCACTCCCGACCTTCAAATTCGGCAATGCAGAGGCCTGGTCTCTTACGCCACAGCTTGGAGCAAAGTTTCGTTCAAACAATACTCGTGCTCTTGCTGCCTTGAGGCTTGGTTATCATGGAGAAGGTTGGAGCCTGGCCGGACGTTATCGGTATGAACAGGAGACCAACAACAGCACAACAGATGAAAAAAGTAGTGTTGGTCGAGTTGATATCTACGCCCACTACTCCATCAATGATCAATGGAGCCTGTTGTACAACCCTCACTATCACTTCAAACAAGAAAGTGACTCCCCCGATTTTGGTACCGGTGATCGTGACTATATAGAGAATGAATTCATCGCATTCTACAAATTAAGTGATGAACACACATTATTTGGTGGATATATACAACGAGACAGAAACAGCGACGATGCCGGCGTTGACCCTGGACAGCGAAATAGCTCCTGGCTCCTCGGTTACACGATGAAATTCTGA
- a CDS encoding TRAP transporter small permease, producing MNMIRALLDRSLQVFCCILFVCMVGVASWQVITRYILNSPSTMSEALLRFLLIWLSMMAIAYVSGKRGHVSLTLLGDHLTGSIKKLLDISIEAIFIVFALSVFIYGGIQATANTMSQTYPMLQIPKAFIYVSLPVAGTIITIYCILNCISLYRNIAIKGVDEQ from the coding sequence ATGAACATGATACGCGCTCTGCTTGATCGCAGCCTCCAGGTATTCTGTTGCATATTATTTGTATGCATGGTGGGGGTGGCAAGTTGGCAGGTAATTACCAGATATATCTTGAACAGCCCCAGCACCATGTCGGAAGCCCTACTGAGGTTCCTTCTTATATGGCTATCAATGATGGCTATTGCCTACGTCTCGGGGAAAAGAGGGCACGTTAGCCTGACACTTCTTGGTGACCATTTGACAGGAAGTATCAAAAAGCTCCTGGATATATCCATAGAAGCAATATTTATTGTGTTTGCTTTATCCGTATTCATCTATGGCGGCATACAGGCAACCGCAAACACCATGAGCCAGACGTACCCAATGCTACAGATACCCAAAGCATTTATTTACGTATCTCTGCCTGTCGCCGGCACAATAATCACCATTTACTGCATTCTCAACTGCATCTCCTTGTACAGAAATATCGCCATTAAAGGAGTTGACGAGCAATGA
- a CDS encoding TRAP transporter large permease has translation MMDAGYILIISFFLLLVVGVPIGICIAASSALTILLALPADIAIFTTAQKMVASLDSFTLLAVPFFILSGVLMNNGGIALRLVNFAKLFSGKVPGSIAHTNIVGNMMFGAVSGSAIAASTSIGGVMVPMGVKEGYSRPFSAAANIASAPTGMLIPPTTAFILYALASGGTSISALFAGGLIAGCLWGFGCILVVYIVARSRGYTSKVDLKPGSTRRVTLEALPSLLLIIIIVGGIVAGIFTAVEASAISVIYTMFLTMVLYKTIGLMSFLASLRRATETTGVIMFLLAASSAMSFAMSITGLPAEISSLILGVSENPIAILLIITLVLLVVGCFMDIGPAILIFTPIFLPITNAIGVDPIHFGIIMVFNLCIGTITPPVGTGLFIGAGIAREKVERLILPLLPFYAVIIFILLLITYVPSITLFLPKALGL, from the coding sequence ATGATGGATGCCGGATACATACTTATAATATCTTTTTTCCTGCTGCTGGTAGTCGGAGTTCCGATAGGCATTTGTATTGCCGCATCATCAGCACTCACTATTCTTTTGGCGCTACCCGCTGACATTGCCATCTTCACTACTGCGCAGAAGATGGTAGCTAGTCTGGATAGCTTCACCTTGCTGGCCGTGCCCTTCTTCATACTTTCCGGAGTTCTGATGAACAATGGCGGTATAGCGCTAAGGCTCGTTAATTTTGCCAAACTATTCAGTGGCAAGGTTCCCGGCTCCATCGCCCATACCAATATTGTCGGCAATATGATGTTCGGCGCGGTTTCCGGTTCTGCGATAGCCGCATCGACGTCGATCGGTGGCGTCATGGTGCCCATGGGCGTCAAGGAAGGCTACAGCCGTCCATTTTCAGCGGCGGCCAACATTGCCTCAGCGCCAACCGGCATGCTTATTCCCCCGACCACGGCCTTCATTCTCTATGCTCTAGCAAGTGGCGGAACCTCGATATCGGCGCTCTTCGCGGGAGGCTTGATAGCGGGATGTCTATGGGGGTTCGGTTGCATCCTCGTGGTCTACATCGTCGCTAGATCAAGAGGTTACACCTCAAAAGTAGACCTGAAGCCTGGTTCGACACGCCGGGTGACGCTTGAGGCACTGCCGAGTCTGCTACTGATCATCATCATTGTCGGCGGCATTGTTGCCGGTATTTTCACTGCCGTCGAAGCCTCTGCGATATCCGTTATCTACACCATGTTCTTGACCATGGTCTTGTACAAGACCATTGGCTTGATGTCGTTTCTGGCATCGCTGCGCAGGGCCACGGAGACAACCGGTGTGATCATGTTCCTGCTTGCGGCCTCCTCGGCGATGTCTTTTGCGATGTCGATAACCGGGCTGCCTGCAGAAATCAGCTCACTGATTCTTGGCGTCTCCGAAAACCCGATCGCCATATTACTGATCATCACGCTGGTACTGCTGGTTGTTGGCTGCTTCATGGATATCGGACCGGCGATATTGATCTTTACGCCAATTTTCCTGCCCATCACCAATGCCATCGGCGTCGACCCTATTCACTTCGGGATCATCATGGTCTTCAACCTGTGCATCGGTACCATCACTCCTCCGGTCGGCACTGGGCTATTCATTGGTGCCGGAATTGCCAGGGAAAAGGTCGAAAGGCTGATTCTTCCTCTGCTGCCTTTCTATGCCGTCATCATATTCATTCTGTTACTGATCACCTATGTGCCCAGCATCACCTTGTTCCTGCCCAAGGCGCTGGGTTTGTAA
- a CDS encoding glycoside hydrolase family 88/105 protein produces the protein MKVFSVKHSPLLRQDERAISRDGVMELIDKCIDNLINIEDKTGEFLLHLDDGRTIDTKGWAGWEWTHGIGLYGIYKYHQQTGEPDAVEIIDNWFKDRFSAPLATKNVNTVCPFLTLAYRYEETGRKDWLPYLEAWAEWVMHDMPRTTGGGLQHIVYNSENHQQLWDDTLMMSVLPLAKIGLLLGRPEYVEEAKYQFLLHIQYLMDTETGLWFHGWTFDGNHNFAKARWARGNSWLTIVIPEFLELLDLPENDAFRRHLIHVLEAQVEALARWQDESGLWHTLLDDSDSYLEASATAGFAYGILKGTRMRYLSNDYQQVAEKAVMGVIANINPEGELEKVSFGTAMGDDLNYYRNIPLTSMPYGQSMAILCLSEYLRTYL, from the coding sequence ATGAAAGTATTCAGCGTCAAACACAGCCCGCTACTCCGTCAGGATGAAAGAGCCATTTCCAGAGATGGAGTCATGGAGTTGATCGATAAATGCATCGACAACCTGATCAATATCGAGGACAAGACAGGGGAGTTTCTTCTGCACCTTGATGACGGACGTACGATTGATACCAAAGGCTGGGCTGGCTGGGAGTGGACCCATGGCATCGGCCTGTACGGCATCTATAAGTATCACCAGCAGACTGGCGAACCTGACGCGGTCGAGATCATCGATAACTGGTTCAAGGATCGCTTCTCAGCTCCGCTGGCGACCAAGAACGTCAATACCGTCTGTCCCTTCCTGACTCTGGCCTATCGCTATGAAGAGACGGGCCGCAAGGACTGGCTGCCCTACCTGGAAGCCTGGGCTGAATGGGTCATGCACGACATGCCGCGTACCACTGGAGGTGGCTTGCAGCATATCGTCTACAACAGCGAGAACCATCAGCAGCTGTGGGATGACACGCTGATGATGAGTGTACTGCCGTTGGCAAAGATCGGCTTGCTGCTCGGCAGGCCCGAGTACGTTGAAGAGGCAAAGTATCAGTTCCTGCTGCATATCCAGTACCTGATGGATACCGAGACAGGGCTCTGGTTCCATGGCTGGACGTTCGATGGCAATCACAACTTCGCCAAGGCTCGCTGGGCACGTGGCAACAGCTGGCTGACGATTGTCATTCCCGAGTTCCTCGAATTGCTCGACCTTCCCGAAAATGACGCATTCCGTCGCCATCTTATCCATGTGCTTGAGGCTCAGGTTGAAGCCCTGGCGCGCTGGCAGGACGAATCTGGCCTTTGGCATACGCTACTCGATGACTCTGACTCCTACCTGGAGGCATCAGCAACGGCAGGCTTCGCTTACGGCATCCTCAAAGGCACCAGAATGCGTTACCTGAGCAATGACTACCAGCAAGTCGCGGAGAAGGCGGTGATGGGGGTGATTGCCAATATCAATCCTGAGGGAGAGTTGGAAAAGGTATCTTTTGGTACTGCAATGGGCGACGACTTGAATTACTACAGAAACATCCCCCTTACTTCAATGCCTTATGGGCAATCCATGGCCATTCTTTGTCTCTCCGAATATCTAAGAACGTATCTATAG
- a CDS encoding TRAP transporter substrate-binding protein yields the protein MKNSVKISAITTAVIVSSMLVSPLAMAADVNLRLAYAQNSQPVKDALARFGELVEEKTDGSVTVTYFPDSQLGGESELVELLQTGAIDMTKVSGGLMGSFSPLYNVFSMPFLFDDEEHFHHVMNNDSIMSDIYQSTKDQGFVGIGWYDSGQRNFYSNKGPIDTVDDLAGQKIRVMQNQAAVDMMKLLGASPVVMSQEEVYTALQQGILDGAENNEFALTSARHGEVVEYYSLDGHTRVPDIILINNNTLARLSDEQKVAVHEAISESTRFQVEEWNDAIQQAQKSISDDFGVAINEVDKSSFRDAVAPMYEELKQHPAQYAIYESIVAEGSAEQ from the coding sequence ATGAAAAACTCTGTGAAGATTTCAGCTATCACCACCGCAGTCATCGTGTCATCCATGCTGGTATCGCCCTTGGCAATGGCGGCCGATGTCAACTTGAGACTTGCCTACGCCCAGAACTCCCAGCCAGTAAAAGATGCATTGGCAAGGTTTGGAGAGTTGGTTGAAGAAAAGACCGACGGGTCCGTTACCGTTACCTACTTCCCCGATAGCCAGCTTGGCGGCGAGAGCGAGCTCGTTGAGCTTCTACAGACCGGTGCCATCGACATGACCAAGGTTTCAGGCGGGTTGATGGGAAGCTTTTCGCCGCTCTACAACGTTTTTTCCATGCCATTTCTTTTCGATGATGAAGAGCATTTTCATCATGTCATGAACAACGACTCGATCATGTCCGATATCTATCAATCCACGAAAGATCAAGGTTTCGTCGGCATCGGTTGGTATGACTCCGGACAGCGAAATTTCTACTCCAACAAAGGTCCGATAGATACCGTAGATGATCTTGCAGGACAGAAGATCAGGGTTATGCAAAACCAGGCTGCGGTGGACATGATGAAGCTTCTGGGCGCGTCTCCCGTGGTGATGTCACAGGAGGAAGTCTACACAGCATTGCAACAGGGCATTCTCGACGGTGCGGAGAATAACGAATTTGCTCTTACCAGTGCACGACATGGTGAAGTTGTCGAGTACTACTCCCTCGATGGCCATACACGCGTCCCGGATATCATCTTGATCAACAACAATACTCTGGCACGCCTATCCGACGAGCAGAAGGTTGCCGTTCATGAAGCCATCAGCGAATCCACCAGGTTCCAGGTAGAAGAATGGAACGATGCTATCCAGCAGGCGCAGAAGAGCATCAGCGATGATTTCGGCGTCGCCATCAATGAGGTGGATAAATCCTCCTTCCGGGATGCGGTTGCACCGATGTACGAAGAGCTGAAGCAGCATCCTGCACAGTACGCCATTTATGAATCCATCGTAGCGGAAGGAAGCGCTGAGCAGTAA
- a CDS encoding sugar phosphate isomerase/epimerase family protein has protein sequence MALGIRGHDLSATSPHQLASEIAQRGLGCLQLALPRSFNIGTSVGELTPGLAHKVGKAFQANDVQIAVLGCYINIIHPDIDIRSAELERFKEYIRFCRDFGCGVVGTETGNVNEEIAYTTDNFNEQAFQAVVESVKLLVAEAEKYGVIVGIEPGVNHPIYSPQTMHRLLEEVGSSNLQVIFDPTNLITIDNHEDQQQIFQQALDLWGENIIVLHAKDYAINDGKVAQVPLGTGLMEYTTIMRYLNDHKPGINIIMDEIDHKDIPEAKAFMQQFMTANFLDAD, from the coding sequence ATGGCACTTGGCATTAGAGGTCACGACTTATCTGCAACATCTCCCCACCAACTGGCATCCGAGATCGCCCAACGCGGTCTTGGCTGCCTGCAACTGGCACTCCCGAGGTCCTTCAACATTGGCACCTCGGTCGGTGAACTGACGCCGGGGCTCGCTCACAAGGTGGGCAAGGCCTTTCAGGCCAATGATGTTCAAATCGCCGTGCTGGGTTGCTACATCAATATCATCCACCCGGATATCGATATCAGAAGCGCCGAGCTGGAGCGGTTCAAGGAATATATCCGATTCTGTCGAGACTTCGGCTGCGGTGTTGTTGGCACGGAGACAGGTAACGTCAACGAAGAGATCGCCTATACCACCGACAATTTCAACGAGCAGGCCTTTCAGGCTGTTGTCGAGAGCGTCAAGTTGCTGGTTGCCGAGGCAGAAAAATATGGTGTGATCGTAGGTATCGAGCCTGGCGTCAACCATCCGATTTACTCACCTCAAACCATGCACCGACTACTTGAGGAAGTTGGCTCGAGCAACCTTCAGGTGATCTTTGACCCCACCAACCTGATCACCATAGATAACCATGAGGATCAACAGCAGATCTTCCAGCAGGCACTCGACCTCTGGGGGGAAAACATCATTGTGCTGCACGCAAAGGACTACGCGATCAATGATGGCAAGGTAGCGCAGGTCCCGCTTGGCACAGGGCTGATGGAATACACCACCATCATGCGCTACCTGAATGACCACAAGCCTGGCATCAATATCATCATGGATGAGATTGATCACAAGGATATCCCTGAGGCCAAGGCGTTCATGCAACAGTTCATGACGGCGAATTTTCTCGACGCTGATTAA